A section of the Oncorhynchus tshawytscha isolate Ot180627B linkage group LG09, Otsh_v2.0, whole genome shotgun sequence genome encodes:
- the svilc gene encoding supervillin isoform X8 produces the protein MDTIENPDLEPRSERIARYKAERRRELQERYGNMEELPSKWVRRDGTLMNSDSTPPSTDRTLSGGLNGRAGGPEGGRRDLHLESNTPLESEHRRFSNGFEADTAADPTYLQSSPDSGRAASSLDLAVKPGSEGGRRRTRRYVPGVSGGGSKTNERFRTQPITACEVQESGGLLEAEEEENAKADVKTDDRAKMSVAAKMSLFKELEKSAAPEASSFLKPRSGSVAYERRVRRGNEHRSLTQPITCEEMVVATSTPQPAESGEAQAVQAEAEAVEDDENNKLTMSEKLALFNKLSLPGNLGDSAPHAPPERRRQKGARYRTQPITVEEVSLLQKGPIRLPPLRLSPTLSDRQQEQSINLRPSEVRQAQPRPGADVEPATGPDPSQQGQQQRRDSEPGEIRGILRNSASGAPVRDRDRDTMWEDRQQDQDGGGERENEVEERRAERHDNVPVPCRERPASSAPWRQRNRNRRETVAVCSPARPSSEQGHPQEERPSLAEHRKQMDPPGNISGRDRLSDASREEGEEEKWGRVRRDTPPRQHVQVTLADQEKEDNEISHDAPVVNPQCWVPVFSSVYSNSTPQYVMCYNQTSSSYEAQEVSSPTQVCSQPQWRQKQTRPVEAEELPQASVAERMRTLQDSEEQWKTRGRGAANDSAQYTVAGRMAKRGLVTPVSDIDETPPSHTKRPSTGATATACPCEEISSHPGMEVEEDTKLDKLDSIVDRLNTAPQDTPLEVTSVGEKEVMTPDDQETCGGFYREVSPHSPSALPAGAGAATGTDPEQDLSALCQTNTPMLTSEVAQHRRSVRPSRRTQGSRNPLRALAARDDIRQDFMGERITMATVNTNRTQVEKSGLASTEDFSSVHLRDVTSTESVRNSNNLPISNLMLIHVKGWHHVQVRLVEPTARSLNSGDCFLLVTPTHCILWSGEFANATEKAKASELASLIQTQGDLGCLACEVIHLEEGVNTDNSLASDFWNLLGGKTQYRGAGAPEEDELYESGVVESNCLYRLVENRLVPHEQAWAAIPTVSLLGSTEALVFDFGSEVYLWHGKDVAPGDRSVAVQLAQQVWGGPYDYSNCRVNPLDPTHCNPSIQPQGERRPNWALFGCVSEHKETALFREKFLDWAADKEETAAMVVEEAQTAMPVWPQQSPLPQQQIECVSLCACDAKALVAGQGVALPGDGVVSTVLEGVNVQRGHGVVPLEDGRQVELSTVAVDTWHIQEFEDSEAQLESPGQLHEGDTYLIRWTYTLSPVDESGQPGRECSAVFIWQGRHSSNNGRGASALRSHEGTQVMVPQGQEPPCFLQLFQGGLVIHKGCRADTTNNTGVWRLFCVRGELPEEASLLEVDCSCGGLRSRGSLILLNSQQGALYLWYGCKVHASSREAGKRAVERLTQMCPPELGLSRDSLSRVQEVEEGAEPVEFWNAIGQQDRKTYDCMLQDPGKYNFTPRLFHLSGRSGTFQGEELQSPARLPGVVMAMPFVQESLYFVPQPALFLLDNCMELYLWQAGEPEDSQTTGSACIHWANERRCAMQTVLQYCKERNPRRPLQAYLIQDGVEPLTFTNVFPRWEKRPTPTTQGEAGRVKLTLVQDALAQLSKTQYPLEELLQTPLPEGVDPQCLEIYLSDHDFQTILKMKRDEYDSLPNWKQVSLKKSKGLY, from the exons ATGGACACTATCGAGAACCCCGACTTGGAGCCCAGATCGGAGCGGATCGCCCGCTACAAGGCCGAGAGGAGGCGGGAGCTGCAAGAACGCTATGGCAACATGGAGGAGCTCCCATCCAAGTGGGTGAGGAGGGATGGGACTCTCATGAACTCAGACAGCACACCTCCCTCCACAGACAGGACCCTCTCTGGGGGGTTGAACGGCAGAGCGGGGGGGCCGGAGGGTGGCCGGAGGGACCTCCACTTGGAGAGCAACACCCCTCTGGAGTCAGAACATCGGAGATTCTCCAACGGCTTTGAGGCAGACACCGCTGcagacccaacatacctccaaaG TAGTCCTGACAGTGGCCGTGCAGCCTCTTCCCTTGACCTGGCTGTAAAGCCGGGCTCGGAGGGGGGACGGCGGCGCACCCGTCGCTATGTCCCTGGGGTGTCAGGCGGGGGCAGCAAAACCAACGAGCGCTTCAGGACACAGCCGATCACAGCCTGTGAGGTGCAGGAGAGTGGCGG gCTGCTggaagcagaggaagaggagaacgcTAAAG CTGATGTGAAGACAGACGACAGAGCCAAGATGAGTGTGGCGGCCAAGATGTCTCTGTTTAAA GAGCTAGAGAAGTCAGCAGCCCCTGAGGCCTCGTCCTTTCTGAAGCCTCGCTCTGGCAGCGTCGCGTATGAACGCAGAGTACGCCGTGGCAACGAGCACCGCTCACTCACTCAGCCAATCACCTGTGAGGAGATGGTGGTGGCCACCAG CACCCCCCAGCCAGCAGAGTCAGGCGAGGCCCAGGCTGTGCAGGCCGAGGCGGAGGCAGTGGAGGACGATGAGAACAATAAGCTGACTATGAGCGAGAAGCTGGCTCTGTTCAACAAGCTGTCCCTGCCAGGGAACCTGGGGGATTCCGCTCCCCATGCCCCCCCAGAGAGACGCAGGCAGAAGGGGGCGCGCTACCGCACACAGCCCATCACCGTGGAGGAGGTCAGCCTG CTCCAGAAAGGCCCCATCCGACTGCCCCCGCTGCGCCTGTCCCCCACCCTGTCTGACAGGCAGCAGGAGCAGTCCATCAATCTGAGGCCCAGTGAGGTGCGTCAGGCCCAGCCTCGACCCGGGGCCGATGTGGAGCCTGCCACAGGACCTGACCCGTCCCAGCAGGGCCAGCAGCAGCGCAGGGACTCTGAGCCAGGAGAGATCAGAGGCATCCTGAGGAACAGCGCCTCTGGAGCACCAGTACGGgaccgagacagagacactatGTGGGAGGACAGACAGCAGGACCAGgacggaggaggggagagggagaacgaggtggaggagaggagggcagaaagACATGACAATGTACCAGTGCCTtgtagagagagaccagcctccTCGGCCCcctggagacagaggaacaggaacaggagggAGACGGTGGCCGTGTGTAGCCCAGCCAGGCCCTCCTCAGAGCAGGGTCACCCCCAGGAGGAGAGGCCTTCCCTGGCTGAACATAGAAAGCAGATGGACCCCCCTGGGAACATCTCTGGGAGAGACAG GCTGTCAGATGCttccagggaggagggagaggaggagaagtgggGCAGGGTGAGAAGAGACACTCCTCCCAGACAACACGTCCAGGTGACCTTGGCGGACCAGGAGAAG GAAGACAATGAGATCTCCCATGATGCACCAGTCGTCAACCCTCAGTGCTGG GTTCCTGTCTTTTCCTCTGTCTATTCTAACAGTACACCTCAATATGTCATGTGCTACAatcag ACCAGCTCTTCCTATGAGGCCCAGGAGGTCTCCTCTCCTACCCAGGTCTGCTCTCAGCCCCAATGGAGACAGAAg CAGACTAGACCAGTAGAAGCGGAGGAGCTGCCACAGGCGTCGGTGGCTGAGCGCATGAGAACGCTACAGGACAGCGAGGAGCAGTggaagaccagagggagaggagccgCCAACGACTCAGCCCAGTACACTGTGGCCGGACGCATGGCGAAAAGAG GTTTGGTGACCCCTGTATCAGACATAGACGAGACCCCTCCATCTCACACTAAGAGACCCTCCACAGGAGCCACAGCAACAGCATGCCCATGTGAAG AGATCTCCAGTCACCCTGGGATGGAGGTGGAAGAGGACACAAAGCTGGACAAACTGGATTCCATTGTGGACAGGTTGAATA CTGCTCCCCAGGACACGCCCCTGGAGGTGACCTCAGTGGGGGAGAAGGAGGTCATGACCCCTGATGACCAGGAGACATGTGGTGGTTTCTACAGGGAGGTGTCTCCCCACTCACCCTCTGCCCTCCCTGCTGGGGCTGGAGCTGCCACTGGAACTGACCCAGAACAGGACCTGAGTGCCCTCTGCCAGACCAACACACCcat gctaaCATCAGAAGTGGCGCAGCACAGGCGGTCGGTGCGTCCGTCCCGTAGGACCCAGGGCTCCCGGAACCCTCTGCGTGCTCTGGCGGCCCGCGATGACATCAGACAGGACTTCATGGGAGAGAGAATCACAATGGCTACCGTGAACACTAACAGGACACAAGTGGAGAAGT CAGGTCTGGCCAGTACAGAGGACTTCAGTAGTGTCCACCTGCGTGATGTCACTTCCACAGAATCAGTGAGGAACAGCAACAACCTGCCCATCAGCAACCTCATGCTCATTCACGTCAAAG GTTGGCATCATGTGCAAGTGCGTCTGGTGGAGcccacagccaggtctctgaacaGTGGAGACTGCTTCCTGCTGGTCACACCCACTCACTGCATCCTCTGGAGCGGAGAGTTCGCCAACGCCACAGAGAAAGCCAAG GCGTCAGAGCTGGCCTCGTTGATCCAGACACAGGGGGACCTGGGCTGCCTGGCCTGTGAGGTCATCCACCTAGAGGAGGGGGTCAATACTGACAACAGCCTGGCCTCTGACTTCTGGAACCTTCTGGGAGGAAAGACACAATACAGAG GAGCGGGAGCCCCAGAAGAGGATGAGCTGTATgagagtggggtggtggagtctAACTGTTTGTACAGGCTGGTggagaacagactggtaccccaTGAGCAGGCCTGGGCAGccatccctactgtctccctaCTGGGATCCACTGAG GCCCTGGTGTTTGACTTTGGCAGCGAGGTGTACCTGTGGCATGGGAAGGATGTTGCCCCTGGTGACAGGAGTGTGGCTGTACAGCTGGCCCAGCAGGTGTGGGGTGGTCCCTACGACTATAGCAACTGTAGGGTCAACCCACTGGACCCCACACACTGCAACCCCAGCATACAGCC GCAAGGTGAAAGACGGCCCAACTGGGCCCTGTTTGGCTGTGTCTCTGAGCACAAGGAGACAGCCCTCTTCAGGGAGAAGTTTCTGGACTGGGCTGCAGATAAGGAGGAGACGGCTGCAATGGTGGTAGAGGAGGCACAG aCTGCCATGCCAGTGTGGCCCCAGCAGAGTCCCCTGCCCCAGCAGCAGAtagagtgtgtgtctctgtgtgcgtgcgATGCCAAGGCGCTGGTGGCAGGGCAGGGGGTGGCGCTGCCAGGGGACGGGGTGGTCTCTACAGTCCTGGAGGGGGTGAACGTTCAGAGGGGGCATGGGGTCGTACCCCTGGAGGACGGGCGGCAGGTGGAGCTGAGCACTGTTGCCGTGGATACCTGGCACATTCAGGAGTTTGAGGACAGCGAGGCTCAGCTGGAGAGCCCAGGGCAGCTGCATGAAGGAGACACGTACCTGATCCGCTGGACCTATACTCTCAGCCCAGTGGATGAAAGCGGGCAGCCTGGGAGGGAGTGCTCTGCTGTCTTCATCTGGCAGGGCCGGCACTCTAGTAACAATGGGCGAGGCGCGTCTGCACTCAGGAGTCATGAGGGAACACAG gtGATGGTGCCTCAGGGGCAGGAGCCTCCGTGTTTCCTTCAGCTCTTCCAGGGAGGTCTGGTCATCCACAAAGGCTGCCGAGCGGACACCACCAACAACACAG GGGTCTGGCGTCTGTTCTGTGTGCGTGGGGAGCTGCCTGAGGAGGCCAGTCTGTTGGAGGTGGACTGTAGCTGTGGCGGCCTGCGCTCCCGAGGTTCTCTCATACTGCTCAACAGTCAACAGGGGGCGCTCTACCTGTGGTACGGCTGTAAGGTCCACGCCAGCTCCCGGGAGGCGGGCAAGAGGGCTGTGGAGCGACTCACTCAGAT gTGCCCTCCTGAACTGGGCCTCAGCAGGGATAGCCTTTCGAGGGTGCAGGAAGTGGAGGAAGGGGCGGAGCCTGTGGAGTTCTGGAACGCTATTGGGCAGCAGGACAGGAAGACCTATGACTGCATGCTGCAAG ATCCAGGGAAGTATAACTTCACGCCACGCCTCTTCCATCTGAGTGGCCGTTCCGGAACCTTCCAGGGGGAGGAGCTGCAGAGCCCTGCACGGTTGCCAGGGGTTGTCATGGCGATGCCCTTTGTCCAGGAGAGCCTGTACTTTGTGCCACAGCCAG ccctgttcctgctGGATAACTGTATGGAGCTGTATCTGTGGCAGGCAGGTGAGCCTGAGGACAGTCAGACCACTGGCTCAGCCTGTATCCACTGGGCTAATGAGAGGAGGTGTGCCATGCAGACAGTGCTCCAGTACTGCAAAG AGAGGAACCCGAGGCGCCCCCTTCAGGCCTACCTCATCCAGGACGGAGTAGAACCCCTCACCTTCACCAACGTTTTCCCTCGCTGGGAGAAGAGACCCACACCCACCACACAG GGGGAGGCCGGGCGGGTCAAGCTGACCTTGGTGCAGGACGCCCTGGCCCAGCTCAGTAAGACCCAGTACCCCCTAGAGGAGCTGCTGCAGACCCCTCTGCCCGAGGGAGTGGACCCCCAGTGCCTGGAGATATACCTCTCCGACCACGACTTCCAG ACTATTTTGAAGATGAAGAGAGATGAATATGACTCCCTCCCAAACTGGAAACAAGTCAGCCTGAAAAAAAGCAAAGGACTCTATTGA
- the svilc gene encoding supervillin isoform X10, translated as MDTIENPDLEPRSERIARYKAERRRELQERYGNMEELPSKWVRRDGTLMNSDSTPPSTDRTLSGGLNGRAGGPEGGRRDLHLESNTPLESEHRRFSNGFEADTAADPTYLQRLLEAEEEENAKADVKTDDRAKMSVAAKMSLFKELEKSAAPEASSFLKPRSGSVAYERRVRRGNEHRSLTQPITCEEMVVATSTPQPAESGEAQAVQAEAEAVEDDENNKLTMSEKLALFNKLSLPGNLGDSAPHAPPERRRQKGARYRTQPITVEEVSLLQKGPIRLPPLRLSPTLSDRQQEQSINLRPSEVRQAQPRPGADVEPATGPDPSQQGQQQRRDSEPGEIRGILRNSASGAPVRDRDRDTMWEDRQQDQDGGGERENEVEERRAERHDNVPVPCRERPASSAPWRQRNRNRRETVAVCSPARPSSEQGHPQEERPSLAEHRKQMDPPGNISGRDRLSDASREEGEEEKWGRVRRDTPPRQHVQVTLADQEKEDNEISHDAPVVNPQCWVPVFSSVYSNSTPQYVMCYNQTSSSYEAQEVSSPTQVCSQPQWRQKQTRPVEAEELPQASVAERMRTLQDSEEQWKTRGRGAANDSAQYTVAGRMAKRGLVTPVSDIDETPPSHTKRPSTGATATACPCEEISSHPGMEVEEDTKLDKLDSIVDRLNTAPQDTPLEVTSVGEKEVMTPDDQETCGGFYREVSPHSPSALPAGAGAATGTDPEQDLSALCQTNTPMLTSEVAQHRRSVRPSRRTQGSRNPLRALAARDDIRQDFMGERITMATVNTNRTQVEKSGLASTEDFSSVHLRDVTSTESVRNSNNLPISNLMLIHVKGWHHVQVRLVEPTARSLNSGDCFLLVTPTHCILWSGEFANATEKAKASELASLIQTQGDLGCLACEVIHLEEGVNTDNSLASDFWNLLGGKTQYRGAGAPEEDELYESGVVESNCLYRLVENRLVPHEQAWAAIPTVSLLGSTEALVFDFGSEVYLWHGKDVAPGDRSVAVQLAQQVWGGPYDYSNCRVNPLDPTHCNPSIQPQGERRPNWALFGCVSEHKETALFREKFLDWAADKEETAAMVVEEAQTAMPVWPQQSPLPQQQIECVSLCACDAKALVAGQGVALPGDGVVSTVLEGVNVQRGHGVVPLEDGRQVELSTVAVDTWHIQEFEDSEAQLESPGQLHEGDTYLIRWTYTLSPVDESGQPGRECSAVFIWQGRHSSNNGRGASALRSHEGTQVMVPQGQEPPCFLQLFQGGLVIHKGCRADTTNNTGVWRLFCVRGELPEEASLLEVDCSCGGLRSRGSLILLNSQQGALYLWYGCKVHASSREAGKRAVERLTQMCPPELGLSRDSLSRVQEVEEGAEPVEFWNAIGQQDRKTYDCMLQDPGKYNFTPRLFHLSGRSGTFQGEELQSPARLPGVVMAMPFVQESLYFVPQPALFLLDNCMELYLWQAGEPEDSQTTGSACIHWANERRCAMQTVLQYCKERNPRRPLQAYLIQDGVEPLTFTNVFPRWEKRPTPTTQGEAGRVKLTLVQDALAQLSKTQYPLEELLQTPLPEGVDPQCLEIYLSDHDFQTILKMKRDEYDSLPNWKQVSLKKSKGLY; from the exons ATGGACACTATCGAGAACCCCGACTTGGAGCCCAGATCGGAGCGGATCGCCCGCTACAAGGCCGAGAGGAGGCGGGAGCTGCAAGAACGCTATGGCAACATGGAGGAGCTCCCATCCAAGTGGGTGAGGAGGGATGGGACTCTCATGAACTCAGACAGCACACCTCCCTCCACAGACAGGACCCTCTCTGGGGGGTTGAACGGCAGAGCGGGGGGGCCGGAGGGTGGCCGGAGGGACCTCCACTTGGAGAGCAACACCCCTCTGGAGTCAGAACATCGGAGATTCTCCAACGGCTTTGAGGCAGACACCGCTGcagacccaacatacctccaaaG gCTGCTggaagcagaggaagaggagaacgcTAAAG CTGATGTGAAGACAGACGACAGAGCCAAGATGAGTGTGGCGGCCAAGATGTCTCTGTTTAAA GAGCTAGAGAAGTCAGCAGCCCCTGAGGCCTCGTCCTTTCTGAAGCCTCGCTCTGGCAGCGTCGCGTATGAACGCAGAGTACGCCGTGGCAACGAGCACCGCTCACTCACTCAGCCAATCACCTGTGAGGAGATGGTGGTGGCCACCAG CACCCCCCAGCCAGCAGAGTCAGGCGAGGCCCAGGCTGTGCAGGCCGAGGCGGAGGCAGTGGAGGACGATGAGAACAATAAGCTGACTATGAGCGAGAAGCTGGCTCTGTTCAACAAGCTGTCCCTGCCAGGGAACCTGGGGGATTCCGCTCCCCATGCCCCCCCAGAGAGACGCAGGCAGAAGGGGGCGCGCTACCGCACACAGCCCATCACCGTGGAGGAGGTCAGCCTG CTCCAGAAAGGCCCCATCCGACTGCCCCCGCTGCGCCTGTCCCCCACCCTGTCTGACAGGCAGCAGGAGCAGTCCATCAATCTGAGGCCCAGTGAGGTGCGTCAGGCCCAGCCTCGACCCGGGGCCGATGTGGAGCCTGCCACAGGACCTGACCCGTCCCAGCAGGGCCAGCAGCAGCGCAGGGACTCTGAGCCAGGAGAGATCAGAGGCATCCTGAGGAACAGCGCCTCTGGAGCACCAGTACGGgaccgagacagagacactatGTGGGAGGACAGACAGCAGGACCAGgacggaggaggggagagggagaacgaggtggaggagaggagggcagaaagACATGACAATGTACCAGTGCCTtgtagagagagaccagcctccTCGGCCCcctggagacagaggaacaggaacaggagggAGACGGTGGCCGTGTGTAGCCCAGCCAGGCCCTCCTCAGAGCAGGGTCACCCCCAGGAGGAGAGGCCTTCCCTGGCTGAACATAGAAAGCAGATGGACCCCCCTGGGAACATCTCTGGGAGAGACAG GCTGTCAGATGCttccagggaggagggagaggaggagaagtgggGCAGGGTGAGAAGAGACACTCCTCCCAGACAACACGTCCAGGTGACCTTGGCGGACCAGGAGAAG GAAGACAATGAGATCTCCCATGATGCACCAGTCGTCAACCCTCAGTGCTGG GTTCCTGTCTTTTCCTCTGTCTATTCTAACAGTACACCTCAATATGTCATGTGCTACAatcag ACCAGCTCTTCCTATGAGGCCCAGGAGGTCTCCTCTCCTACCCAGGTCTGCTCTCAGCCCCAATGGAGACAGAAg CAGACTAGACCAGTAGAAGCGGAGGAGCTGCCACAGGCGTCGGTGGCTGAGCGCATGAGAACGCTACAGGACAGCGAGGAGCAGTggaagaccagagggagaggagccgCCAACGACTCAGCCCAGTACACTGTGGCCGGACGCATGGCGAAAAGAG GTTTGGTGACCCCTGTATCAGACATAGACGAGACCCCTCCATCTCACACTAAGAGACCCTCCACAGGAGCCACAGCAACAGCATGCCCATGTGAAG AGATCTCCAGTCACCCTGGGATGGAGGTGGAAGAGGACACAAAGCTGGACAAACTGGATTCCATTGTGGACAGGTTGAATA CTGCTCCCCAGGACACGCCCCTGGAGGTGACCTCAGTGGGGGAGAAGGAGGTCATGACCCCTGATGACCAGGAGACATGTGGTGGTTTCTACAGGGAGGTGTCTCCCCACTCACCCTCTGCCCTCCCTGCTGGGGCTGGAGCTGCCACTGGAACTGACCCAGAACAGGACCTGAGTGCCCTCTGCCAGACCAACACACCcat gctaaCATCAGAAGTGGCGCAGCACAGGCGGTCGGTGCGTCCGTCCCGTAGGACCCAGGGCTCCCGGAACCCTCTGCGTGCTCTGGCGGCCCGCGATGACATCAGACAGGACTTCATGGGAGAGAGAATCACAATGGCTACCGTGAACACTAACAGGACACAAGTGGAGAAGT CAGGTCTGGCCAGTACAGAGGACTTCAGTAGTGTCCACCTGCGTGATGTCACTTCCACAGAATCAGTGAGGAACAGCAACAACCTGCCCATCAGCAACCTCATGCTCATTCACGTCAAAG GTTGGCATCATGTGCAAGTGCGTCTGGTGGAGcccacagccaggtctctgaacaGTGGAGACTGCTTCCTGCTGGTCACACCCACTCACTGCATCCTCTGGAGCGGAGAGTTCGCCAACGCCACAGAGAAAGCCAAG GCGTCAGAGCTGGCCTCGTTGATCCAGACACAGGGGGACCTGGGCTGCCTGGCCTGTGAGGTCATCCACCTAGAGGAGGGGGTCAATACTGACAACAGCCTGGCCTCTGACTTCTGGAACCTTCTGGGAGGAAAGACACAATACAGAG GAGCGGGAGCCCCAGAAGAGGATGAGCTGTATgagagtggggtggtggagtctAACTGTTTGTACAGGCTGGTggagaacagactggtaccccaTGAGCAGGCCTGGGCAGccatccctactgtctccctaCTGGGATCCACTGAG GCCCTGGTGTTTGACTTTGGCAGCGAGGTGTACCTGTGGCATGGGAAGGATGTTGCCCCTGGTGACAGGAGTGTGGCTGTACAGCTGGCCCAGCAGGTGTGGGGTGGTCCCTACGACTATAGCAACTGTAGGGTCAACCCACTGGACCCCACACACTGCAACCCCAGCATACAGCC GCAAGGTGAAAGACGGCCCAACTGGGCCCTGTTTGGCTGTGTCTCTGAGCACAAGGAGACAGCCCTCTTCAGGGAGAAGTTTCTGGACTGGGCTGCAGATAAGGAGGAGACGGCTGCAATGGTGGTAGAGGAGGCACAG aCTGCCATGCCAGTGTGGCCCCAGCAGAGTCCCCTGCCCCAGCAGCAGAtagagtgtgtgtctctgtgtgcgtgcgATGCCAAGGCGCTGGTGGCAGGGCAGGGGGTGGCGCTGCCAGGGGACGGGGTGGTCTCTACAGTCCTGGAGGGGGTGAACGTTCAGAGGGGGCATGGGGTCGTACCCCTGGAGGACGGGCGGCAGGTGGAGCTGAGCACTGTTGCCGTGGATACCTGGCACATTCAGGAGTTTGAGGACAGCGAGGCTCAGCTGGAGAGCCCAGGGCAGCTGCATGAAGGAGACACGTACCTGATCCGCTGGACCTATACTCTCAGCCCAGTGGATGAAAGCGGGCAGCCTGGGAGGGAGTGCTCTGCTGTCTTCATCTGGCAGGGCCGGCACTCTAGTAACAATGGGCGAGGCGCGTCTGCACTCAGGAGTCATGAGGGAACACAG gtGATGGTGCCTCAGGGGCAGGAGCCTCCGTGTTTCCTTCAGCTCTTCCAGGGAGGTCTGGTCATCCACAAAGGCTGCCGAGCGGACACCACCAACAACACAG GGGTCTGGCGTCTGTTCTGTGTGCGTGGGGAGCTGCCTGAGGAGGCCAGTCTGTTGGAGGTGGACTGTAGCTGTGGCGGCCTGCGCTCCCGAGGTTCTCTCATACTGCTCAACAGTCAACAGGGGGCGCTCTACCTGTGGTACGGCTGTAAGGTCCACGCCAGCTCCCGGGAGGCGGGCAAGAGGGCTGTGGAGCGACTCACTCAGAT gTGCCCTCCTGAACTGGGCCTCAGCAGGGATAGCCTTTCGAGGGTGCAGGAAGTGGAGGAAGGGGCGGAGCCTGTGGAGTTCTGGAACGCTATTGGGCAGCAGGACAGGAAGACCTATGACTGCATGCTGCAAG ATCCAGGGAAGTATAACTTCACGCCACGCCTCTTCCATCTGAGTGGCCGTTCCGGAACCTTCCAGGGGGAGGAGCTGCAGAGCCCTGCACGGTTGCCAGGGGTTGTCATGGCGATGCCCTTTGTCCAGGAGAGCCTGTACTTTGTGCCACAGCCAG ccctgttcctgctGGATAACTGTATGGAGCTGTATCTGTGGCAGGCAGGTGAGCCTGAGGACAGTCAGACCACTGGCTCAGCCTGTATCCACTGGGCTAATGAGAGGAGGTGTGCCATGCAGACAGTGCTCCAGTACTGCAAAG AGAGGAACCCGAGGCGCCCCCTTCAGGCCTACCTCATCCAGGACGGAGTAGAACCCCTCACCTTCACCAACGTTTTCCCTCGCTGGGAGAAGAGACCCACACCCACCACACAG GGGGAGGCCGGGCGGGTCAAGCTGACCTTGGTGCAGGACGCCCTGGCCCAGCTCAGTAAGACCCAGTACCCCCTAGAGGAGCTGCTGCAGACCCCTCTGCCCGAGGGAGTGGACCCCCAGTGCCTGGAGATATACCTCTCCGACCACGACTTCCAG ACTATTTTGAAGATGAAGAGAGATGAATATGACTCCCTCCCAAACTGGAAACAAGTCAGCCTGAAAAAAAGCAAAGGACTCTATTGA